A genomic stretch from Thermococcus sp. MV5 includes:
- a CDS encoding ADP-dependent ribose-1-phosphate kinase, with protein MFDVIAIGNLNYDITLLVERFPEFHEKIIAKGAHFGLGGAAGNTASWLAQMGLKVGFIGAVGNDEIGEAHINYFKKVGVDVNGIKVIEEHSGIAISMIKGEDKRIVKHLGANAYREVDFRYLSKAKYIHMSSNPKKLIEKVVEFACERNIPVFLDIGEAEVPKPIENKITYLLMNEDEFKRKYGSLKNIHIVNTKNLIITLNGGGALIRNESGEVFKVKGLSAEVIDSTGAGDAFDAGFIYGVVNGWKLKDAATLGTFLAYLTVQKIGARTAIIPLEEIKKNAKKLNIELPF; from the coding sequence ATGTTTGATGTAATTGCAATAGGCAATCTTAACTATGATATCACGCTTTTAGTTGAAAGATTCCCAGAATTTCATGAAAAAATCATAGCTAAAGGTGCTCATTTTGGATTGGGAGGGGCTGCCGGCAATACTGCTTCTTGGCTTGCCCAAATGGGACTTAAAGTGGGATTTATTGGTGCAGTTGGAAATGATGAGATCGGAGAGGCCCATATAAACTACTTTAAGAAAGTAGGTGTCGACGTTAACGGAATCAAAGTTATAGAGGAGCACTCTGGAATAGCAATATCCATGATAAAAGGCGAAGATAAAAGGATAGTAAAGCACTTAGGAGCAAATGCTTATCGAGAGGTAGACTTTAGATATTTATCAAAAGCAAAATACATTCACATGTCTTCAAATCCAAAGAAACTTATAGAAAAAGTTGTTGAATTTGCTTGCGAGAGAAACATTCCTGTTTTTCTGGACATTGGAGAGGCAGAAGTCCCTAAGCCTATAGAGAATAAGATAACGTACCTCCTAATGAATGAAGATGAGTTCAAACGTAAATATGGAAGCTTGAAAAATATCCATATTGTGAATACCAAAAATTTAATAATTACCCTAAACGGTGGGGGAGCATTAATCAGGAATGAGAGTGGAGAAGTTTTTAAAGTCAAAGGGTTAAGCGCCGAGGTCATTGACTCTACCGGAGCAGGGGATGCCTTTGATGCTGGATTCATTTATGGAGTGGTTAATGGATGGAAATTAAAAGATGCAGCAACTTTAGGAACTTTTTTAGCATATCTGACAGTTCAAAAGATTGGAGCCAGAACTGCCATAATACCTCTAGAGGAAATTAAAAAGAACGCCAAAAAACTTAATATAGAACTTCCCTTTTAA
- a CDS encoding ABC transporter permease produces MILSAVIEKEFRMFFRYPLRVISSVLVGLVFLLQFVFFGQAILGGRYSALLEVSTGMGDYPTYALIGYVLWWVSVSPMEAYVWGVRRELQRGTFETNILSPAKIVELLSSLAMSWLLMDSVLMGVVFAIGIVIFDIPLTFSVILKSLPIIFASLVAFLGFGFVFAGLVMMLKNIGPFAQIFEFAMLFFSGVFFPLSVMPKAMIAFSKIFPLTHAAYIIRALFVGMSYSELLGEIKWLFFLIPLYWGIGYALFKWAEKITRVIGYGGY; encoded by the coding sequence TTGATACTCTCCGCAGTTATTGAAAAGGAGTTCAGAATGTTTTTTAGATACCCCCTTCGAGTTATAAGTTCTGTATTAGTTGGGCTAGTCTTCCTTTTACAGTTTGTATTTTTTGGTCAGGCGATCCTTGGAGGAAGGTATTCTGCTTTATTGGAGGTTTCTACGGGCATGGGGGATTACCCCACATATGCTTTAATAGGATATGTGCTATGGTGGGTTTCAGTATCTCCGATGGAGGCTTATGTTTGGGGGGTGAGGAGAGAACTTCAAAGGGGAACTTTTGAAACGAATATTCTTTCACCAGCAAAAATTGTGGAATTATTGTCTAGTTTAGCCATGAGTTGGTTGCTTATGGATTCAGTCCTTATGGGAGTAGTATTTGCAATCGGAATAGTGATATTTGACATCCCTCTTACATTTTCGGTTATTTTAAAGTCTCTTCCAATTATCTTTGCTTCATTGGTTGCGTTTTTGGGATTTGGTTTTGTATTTGCAGGTTTAGTTATGATGTTGAAAAACATAGGCCCCTTTGCTCAGATATTTGAATTCGCTATGCTTTTCTTTTCGGGGGTTTTCTTTCCGTTAAGTGTGATGCCAAAAGCCATGATAGCTTTTTCCAAGATTTTTCCGCTAACTCACGCTGCGTATATAATAAGGGCCCTTTTTGTTGGAATGAGTTATAGTGAGCTTTTAGGAGAGATCAAGTGGCTTTTCTTTTTAATACCCTTATATTGGGGAATTGGTTACGCTCTTTTCAAGTGGGCCGAAAAGATCACTAGGGTGATTGGGTATGGGGGTTACTAG
- a CDS encoding TldD/PmbA family protein, which yields MEDRLEKALELALERFKPEYLEIRYENINKNTLELKDGTFTTFAGKNQIGIAVRVLADGAWGFASTDRLDRIGMAIENAYKLARATAKAKKEKIQLAEVKAYEDIVRSKMKIKPKEVSIEEKVERLAELESLLKADSTIKSTWLRYEDASGEKVLLTNEGTKIKWELNYVWQYVWATGKEGERLAAARDEVGAVDYGWELFKEKESNEDVAKRVIRKVHAQLQGIAPKRGEFPILAGPIIVGLIAHEALGHLAEADLTINSPFKDLLGKEVAPEYVTMSERIVEGGFGNDKYDDEGVPVTDIHIIENGVLRQIMLNREYAHKWGMEPNGHARAENYTYPPIIRMRNTIFEPGDWNFEEMIEDIKFGYYVVDFRGGQAQLNSAFQVGIQEGYVIENGEIIKPIRDTSISGIAIEALKKISAVGRDFGLEMGRCGKGQAAFVSSGGPHMRFDGGIIIG from the coding sequence ATGGAAGATAGACTTGAAAAAGCTCTTGAATTGGCTCTTGAGAGATTTAAGCCAGAATACCTAGAGATACGATATGAGAACATAAACAAAAATACCCTTGAGCTTAAGGATGGTACTTTTACAACTTTTGCTGGAAAGAACCAAATAGGCATTGCTGTAAGAGTTCTTGCAGATGGGGCCTGGGGGTTTGCTTCTACAGATAGGCTTGACAGGATTGGTATGGCTATAGAGAATGCATACAAGCTTGCTAGGGCCACAGCAAAAGCAAAGAAAGAAAAAATCCAACTTGCAGAAGTTAAGGCCTATGAAGATATTGTAAGGAGTAAGATGAAAATAAAGCCAAAAGAAGTTTCCATAGAAGAAAAAGTTGAAAGATTAGCTGAACTTGAGTCTCTCCTTAAAGCTGATAGTACTATTAAATCTACATGGCTTAGGTATGAGGATGCAAGTGGGGAAAAGGTTCTTCTCACAAATGAGGGGACTAAAATAAAATGGGAATTAAACTATGTATGGCAGTACGTATGGGCTACGGGTAAAGAAGGAGAAAGACTAGCAGCAGCCAGGGACGAAGTAGGGGCCGTGGATTATGGATGGGAGCTCTTCAAGGAGAAAGAATCAAATGAAGATGTTGCAAAAAGAGTTATTAGAAAGGTTCATGCCCAGTTGCAAGGGATTGCACCTAAGAGAGGAGAATTCCCAATACTTGCTGGTCCAATAATTGTAGGTCTTATAGCTCATGAAGCTCTGGGCCACTTAGCTGAGGCGGATTTGACAATAAATTCTCCATTCAAGGATCTTCTTGGAAAAGAGGTTGCTCCAGAATACGTCACAATGAGTGAGCGTATAGTTGAAGGCGGTTTTGGAAACGATAAGTATGATGATGAAGGAGTCCCTGTAACGGACATTCATATCATTGAAAATGGTGTACTCAGGCAGATAATGTTAAACAGGGAATATGCCCACAAATGGGGTATGGAACCAAATGGTCACGCAAGAGCCGAAAACTATACTTACCCGCCAATAATAAGGATGCGGAATACTATTTTTGAGCCAGGAGACTGGAATTTTGAAGAAATGATAGAGGATATTAAGTTTGGTTATTACGTTGTAGACTTCAGGGGAGGTCAAGCTCAGCTTAATTCAGCATTCCAAGTAGGAATTCAAGAAGGCTATGTAATAGAAAATGGAGAAATAATAAAACCAATTAGGGATACATCCATTAGTGGAATTGCAATTGAAGCTTTGAAGAAAATAAGCGCCGTAGGGAGAGATTTTGGCCTTGAAATGGGAAGATGTGGGAAAGGACAAGCAGCTTTTGTAAGTTCTGGTGGGCCTCATATGCGCTTTGATGGGGGAATAATAATTGGGTGA
- a CDS encoding TldD/PmbA family protein — protein sequence MEELIKYGEKFFDELEIAIYRTRDASVNIELNEVSTSALRERVVTIIRGLKDKRLGVSIVDTDDKRMLRDAIERAYKMSRLNKPDEKWVSLPLPGKYRNRRKMDKEIKEISPDYFVELAKEGIDQALQEEGVVVAGGGGGAEWRESLIMNSNGINVLQEGGGAFFYIELVGMKEGKVTPGIFDFDAKLSLNLDVGSVVKSAVQKVKWAFNVERSKTEEAKVILQPWALSSLLNYAFFPAFSGEKLMKGTTPLMNKLEETISSDLLNVYDDPLHELSINPIIADDEGTPTRKNILVEKGVFKGFIWDNYWANVKEVESTGNGKRNFSTGGIGIGFHNVVIENGKREIGDIISEIKHGYLVDSFQGAHSSNPDNGNFAVVANPAFLIEDGEIKGSTVFMMSGNIYELLPSIYAISKEQKVLPFGGSMVVPSVAFENVRIAGK from the coding sequence ATGGAAGAATTGATCAAATACGGGGAAAAGTTTTTTGATGAACTTGAAATTGCCATTTATAGAACTAGAGATGCAAGTGTAAATATTGAGCTTAATGAAGTTTCTACTTCGGCCCTTAGAGAAAGAGTGGTTACTATAATTAGAGGTCTGAAGGACAAAAGGCTTGGAGTTTCGATAGTTGATACTGATGATAAAAGAATGCTCAGAGATGCAATAGAGAGAGCATACAAGATGTCCAGGCTTAATAAACCTGATGAAAAATGGGTTTCTCTCCCACTTCCAGGAAAATACAGGAATCGAAGAAAAATGGATAAAGAAATTAAGGAAATATCCCCTGATTACTTCGTTGAACTGGCCAAGGAGGGTATAGATCAGGCTTTGCAGGAAGAAGGAGTAGTGGTTGCAGGCGGAGGAGGAGGCGCTGAATGGAGAGAAAGCTTGATAATGAATTCCAATGGTATCAATGTGTTGCAAGAAGGTGGCGGGGCGTTCTTTTATATTGAACTCGTGGGAATGAAAGAAGGAAAAGTAACTCCTGGAATTTTTGACTTCGATGCAAAGCTTTCTCTTAATCTCGATGTAGGAAGTGTTGTGAAAAGTGCAGTTCAAAAGGTCAAATGGGCATTTAACGTTGAAAGAAGTAAGACAGAAGAAGCAAAAGTTATTTTGCAGCCTTGGGCCCTCTCAAGTCTCTTGAATTATGCTTTCTTTCCAGCCTTTAGTGGGGAGAAGCTCATGAAAGGAACTACCCCACTGATGAATAAACTTGAAGAAACGATCTCGAGTGATCTTTTAAACGTATACGATGATCCCTTGCATGAACTTAGTATAAATCCTATAATAGCAGATGATGAAGGAACACCAACGAGAAAGAATATTCTTGTAGAGAAAGGCGTCTTTAAGGGTTTTATCTGGGATAACTATTGGGCAAATGTCAAAGAAGTGGAAAGCACAGGGAATGGAAAAAGGAACTTTTCAACTGGGGGAATAGGAATAGGTTTTCACAATGTAGTGATTGAAAATGGGAAACGAGAGATTGGAGATATAATCAGTGAAATAAAGCATGGATATCTTGTGGACAGTTTCCAAGGAGCTCATTCGAGCAACCCAGATAATGGAAACTTTGCAGTGGTGGCAAATCCAGCATTCCTCATTGAAGATGGGGAGATAAAAGGGTCTACAGTCTTTATGATGAGTGGCAATATTTACGAACTATTACCGAGCATCTATGCGATAAGTAAAGAACAAAAAGTTCTCCCCTTTGGTGGAAGCATGGTTGTGCCATCAGTAGCCTTTGAAAACGTTAGAATAGCAGGAAAGTAG
- a CDS encoding ABC transporter permease has protein sequence MGVTSELKALYGVAVKNWRIFISYKLWLISDMMFGFFFVGQALLIGIGLTGERNSPALQRLTGYADYVTFAVLGFMVLGFGLTFLSGFVWSIVEELYAGTLEYSFAAPMRRITFFVGNVLTRIFLSFLYMSIYIPIFTLLFNIRFDFLNFLKAIPFLLVGAVGMIGLGMTAAGIVLYLKDPGPFITILEMLVFALSGAMYPVSILPKGLQILAKILPYAPTSEAVRKIVAYGYANSISEISYLVVLSGAYAIVGYLIYKWSERQARIVGLKSY, from the coding sequence ATGGGGGTTACTAGTGAGCTTAAAGCTTTATATGGGGTTGCAGTGAAAAATTGGCGTATTTTCATAAGCTATAAACTCTGGTTAATAAGTGATATGATGTTTGGTTTCTTTTTTGTAGGCCAAGCCTTGTTAATAGGGATTGGATTAACCGGAGAGAGAAACTCTCCAGCACTTCAACGGCTTACAGGGTATGCAGATTACGTGACTTTTGCGGTACTCGGTTTCATGGTTCTTGGGTTTGGGCTCACGTTTTTAAGTGGGTTTGTATGGAGTATTGTGGAGGAGTTATATGCGGGCACGCTTGAATATTCATTTGCTGCTCCCATGAGAAGAATAACATTCTTTGTGGGTAATGTTCTTACTAGAATTTTCTTGTCTTTTTTGTACATGAGTATTTACATTCCAATTTTTACCTTGCTTTTTAACATTCGATTTGACTTTTTAAACTTCTTAAAGGCCATTCCATTTCTTTTAGTAGGTGCAGTTGGTATGATAGGATTGGGAATGACCGCCGCTGGGATAGTACTTTACTTAAAAGATCCAGGCCCATTTATCACAATACTTGAAATGTTGGTGTTTGCTTTAAGTGGTGCCATGTATCCTGTTTCTATACTTCCAAAGGGACTTCAAATCTTAGCAAAAATTCTTCCTTATGCTCCAACAAGTGAGGCTGTTAGAAAGATTGTTGCATATGGTTATGCCAATTCGATAAGTGAGATCTCATATCTTGTAGTTCTTTCAGGGGCATATGCAATTGTGGGATACTTAATTTATAAATGGAGTGAAAGACAAGCCAGAATAGTGGGATTGAAAAGTTATTAA
- a CDS encoding ABC transporter ATP-binding protein yields the protein MHAIEVSNLKKRYPKKIPLPFRKVEWVEAVRGISFKVKKSELFGLLGPNGAGKTTTIKILTTLLEPTEGNAKILGYDLKKDAREIRKRINLVAEGERTLYWRLSGYENLKYFARIYYVPKREEKERIEKLLRFVGLWERRNDLVMNYSRGMKQRLAIAKALINDPEVLFLDEPTLGLDVQSSIFVREFVRKLVNEERKTVLLTTHYMAEAEQLCDRIAIIDHGRIIALDTPDGLKKLVKAEDAVEIRLKGKIPNEIPWRLAIIERDIERDIAVLRGTVDEEDLPKLVEWLVKKGAKIISVEQKEPTLEDVFIKLTGRGLRD from the coding sequence ATGCATGCTATTGAAGTCAGCAACTTAAAAAAACGCTATCCTAAAAAGATCCCTCTTCCGTTTAGGAAAGTGGAATGGGTTGAAGCAGTTAGAGGAATTAGTTTCAAGGTTAAAAAAAGTGAGCTCTTTGGTCTTCTTGGTCCTAATGGGGCAGGAAAGACGACCACAATAAAAATTCTCACCACTCTTTTAGAGCCAACAGAGGGTAATGCGAAGATCTTAGGTTATGACTTAAAAAAAGACGCTAGGGAAATTAGAAAGAGAATAAACCTTGTTGCAGAAGGAGAAAGAACCCTTTACTGGCGTTTGAGTGGTTATGAAAATCTCAAATATTTCGCAAGGATTTATTATGTGCCAAAAAGAGAGGAGAAAGAAAGGATTGAAAAACTTCTTAGGTTTGTTGGGTTGTGGGAGAGACGAAATGACTTGGTAATGAACTACTCGCGCGGAATGAAACAGCGCCTAGCAATAGCAAAGGCCCTGATAAATGATCCAGAGGTACTTTTTCTAGATGAACCTACCCTAGGTTTAGATGTTCAAAGTTCAATATTTGTCAGAGAATTTGTGAGAAAACTCGTTAATGAGGAGAGGAAGACCGTTCTTTTAACGACTCATTACATGGCTGAAGCAGAGCAACTTTGTGATAGGATTGCCATAATAGACCATGGGAGAATAATAGCTCTTGACACACCAGACGGTCTTAAAAAATTAGTTAAAGCTGAAGATGCAGTTGAAATACGTCTTAAGGGTAAGATACCTAATGAAATTCCTTGGAGATTGGCAATTATCGAGAGGGATATAGAAAGAGATATTGCAGTCCTTAGAGGAACAGTAGATGAAGAAGATTTGCCGAAACTCGTTGAGTGGCTTGTGAAAAAGGGTGCGAAGATAATAAGCGTTGAGCAAAAGGAGCCCACTCTTGAAGATGTGTTCATAAAACTTACAGGAAGGGGGTTGAGGGATTGA